One Cucurbita pepo subsp. pepo cultivar mu-cu-16 chromosome LG07, ASM280686v2, whole genome shotgun sequence genomic region harbors:
- the LOC111798684 gene encoding nitrate regulatory gene2 protein-like — translation MGCSMSKLEDEEAVKLCKDRKNFIKQAVEQRRRLACGHLAYIQSLKRVSTALREYVDGYEPRELLLDSFITPPFTPVKKTSPGLISITPRSFPQLPIESKPNRVVKVNYLRSGGNGAVSVEERPQSPEIVRVQSYSPMHQYGFDGFFPMQSPPMNSSFFSYSPNNRPNIPPPSPTPESSQWDFFWNPFSSLDNYGYPSNNGLDHMAMDDEIRGLRQVREEEGIPELEEDETEQEDDGNSYRWEDNSNRVNTMDDRTRTGQSCCREEVLVEDVDEDEEDEDEDEDEDENEDEMNHESEMGHELQGIRSRGNGKIDVSRVQNAGPVASTSQESAVVDLESKDETPGFTVYVNRKPTNMAEVIKEIEAQFMTVCNSANEVSALLEARKAPYMTTSNELTAMKMLNPVALFRSASSRSSSSRFLISSSATKDESGYESTDDISEESSSFSPGHQSTLDRLYAWEKKLYQEVRSGEKIRIAYEKKCNQLRNQDVKGEDPSSVEKTRSTMRDLHTQIKVSIHSVEAVAKRIETLRDEELQPQLQELVQGLARMWKVMAECHQLQKLALDEAKLLLAGIPSKLDARKLSSSRVIEPNWLARASANLETELRNWRSCFESWIGSQRSYMHAITGWLLRCVNSDSSDVTKPPFSPRRSNASALPIFGVCIQWKRVLDEIQEKPVLDGLDFFAAGMGSLHAQQQQRDDAHRIQVGSQSSGGAEGSSGNMEMVEFGKVEDEMSAEKMAEVAIRVLCAGLSFAVSSLTEFAISSADGYSDLLKQRTKGDDSHNRV, via the exons ATGGGATGTTCCATGTCAAAGCTGGAAGATGAAGAGGCTGTTAAACTTTGTAAAGATAGGAAGAACTTTATCAAACAAGCTGTTGAGCAGCGGAGACGATTAGCTTGTGGACATCTAGCCTACATCCAGTCGTTAAAACGAGTATCTACCGCTCTTCGTGAGTATGTCGATGGATATGAACCTCGTGAGTTGTTGTTAGATTCATTCATTACACCACCTTTCACACCTGTGAAGAAAACAAGTCCTGGTCTGATATCAATAACGCCGAGGTCGTTTCCACAACTTCCGATCGAGTCAAAACCGAATCGAGTGGTGAAAGTAAACTACCTAAGATCGGGAGGAAATGGGGCAGTTTCTGTAGAAGAGAGACCTCAATCACCAGAAATAGTGAGAGTTCAATCTTATTCACCTATGCATCAATATGGATTTGATGGTTTCTTTCCAATGCAATCCCCACCAATGAATTCCTCATTCTTCTCTTATTCTCCTAACAACAGACCAAATATCCCTCCCCCGTCACCGACACCCGAAAGTTCGCAATGGGACTTCTTCTGGAATCCGTTTTCGTCGTTGGATAACTACGGCTACCCTTCGAACAATGGTCTCGATCATATGGCAATGGATGATGAGATCAGAGGGCTAAGACAagttagagaagaagaagggattCCTGAACTGGAAGAAGACGAAACCGAGCAGGAAGACGATGGCAATAGCTATAGGTGGGAAGACAACAGCAATAGAGTAAATACCATGGACGACAGAACACGAACTGGCCAAAGTTGTTGTAGAGAGGAAGTTCTTGTCGAAGATGTGGAcgaggatgaagaagatgaggatgAAGATGAGGACGAGGATGAAAACGAGGACGAAATGAACCATGAAAGCGAGATGGGCCATGAACTACAAGGCATACGATCTCGTGGTAATGGGAAGATCGACGTTTCAAGAGTCCAAAATGCTGGACCTGTTGCAAGTACAAGCCAAGAATCAGCAGTGGTCGATCTCGAATCAAAGGACGAAACACCGGGTTTTACTGTTTATGTAAACCGAAAGCCAACGAACATGGCAGAGGTTATCAAAGAGATAGAAGCTCAGTTTATGACAGTTTGTAATTCAGCTAATGAGGTCTCAGCACTGTTAGAGGCTAGAAAAGCTCCCTACATGACTACCTCAAATGAACTTACAG ccatgaaaatgttgaatCCAGTAGCATTGTTCCGCTCAGCTTCTTCTCGCTCTTCCTCATCGAGATTTCTAATCAGCTCTTCTGCAACTAAGGACGAAAGTGGTTACGAGAGCACCGACGACATATCGGAAGAATCCAGTTCGTTTTCACCCGGTCATCAATCAACATTAGATAGATTATATGCTTGGGAGAAGAAGCTCTACCAGGAAGTGAGG TCTGGAGAAAAGATTCGAATCGCGTACGAGAAAAAATGTAATCAACTGAGGAACCAAGACGTTAAAGGTGAAGATCCATCTTCAGTAGAAAAAACAAGATCTACCATGAGAGATCTGCATACTCAGATAAAGGTTTCGATCCACTCGGTTGAAGCTGTGGCGAAACGAATCGAAACGTTAAGAGATGAAGAACTGCAACCTCAACTTCAAGAGTTGGTTCAAGG GTTAGCTAGAATGTGGAAGGTAATGGCAGAATGTCACCAACTACAGAAGCTGGCGTTAGACGAAGCGAAGCTTCTACTTGCCGGTATACCGTCGAAGTTGGATGCTAGAAAGCTCTCTTCATCTCGTGTCATTGAGCCAAATTGGCTAGCGCGTGCATCAGCCAATCTCGAGACAGAGCTCAGGAATTGGCGTAGCTGTTTTGAGTCATGGATTGGTTCTCAACGATCTTATATGCACGCAATAACCGGATGGCTTCTCCGCTGCGTAAACTCGGATTCCTCCGACGTTACAAAGCCTCCATTTTCTCCTCGTCGGTCAAATGCATCAGCACTTCCAATCTTTGGAGTTTGCATCCAATGGAAGAGGGTCTTGGATGAAATCCAAGAGAAGCCAGTGCTAGATGGACTTGACTTCTTTGCTGCTGGAATGGGGTCGCTCCACGCACAACAACAGCAACGAGACGACGCTCACCGGATACAAGTCGGGTCACAGAGTTCTGGGGGAGCGGAGGGATCGAGCGGGAACATGGAAATGGTGGAGTTTGGGAAAGTTGAAGATGAAATGAGTGCTGAAAAAATGGCTGAAGTAGCTATAAGAGTGCTGTGTGCTGGATTGTCATTTGCTGTGAGCTCATTGACTGAGTTTGCTATCAGTTCTGCTGATGGATATAGTGATCTTCTTAAGCAAAGGACAAAAGGAGATGATAGCCACAATAGGGTTTAA
- the LOC111798687 gene encoding 60S acidic ribosomal protein P3, producing MGVFTFVCRKSGGEWTANQYSGDLEGSAASTYDLQRKLVASALSVDSSGGVQSSFSYVSPSSAVFQVIIGGASGGGIISGGAAAAAPAGGAAPAAEAPAPAKEEVKEESDDDDLGFSLFD from the exons ATGGGAGTTTTCACCTTCGTTTGTCGGAAATCCGGTGGCGAGTGGACCGCCAATCAGTACTCAGGCGACCTTGAAGGTTCCGCCGCTTCAACCTATGATCTCCAGAGGAAGCTCGTTGCGTCTGCTCTCTCTGTCGATTCCTCCGGTGGCGTTCAGTCCTCATTCTCTTACGTTTCTCCCAGCTCCGCCGTTTTTCAG GTGATCATTGGTGGTGCTAGTGGCGGTGGTATCATTAGTGGCGGAGCAGCGGCAGCCGCCCCTGCTGGAGGAGCTGCACCAGCTGCAGAAGCCCCAGCTCCAGCGAAGGAGGAGGTGAAGGAAGAGAGTGATGATGATGACCTTGGCTTTTCACTTTTTGATTAA